Proteins from a genomic interval of Irregularibacter muris:
- a CDS encoding (2Fe-2S)-binding protein: MEKVKISFNLNDKDVIVEVNPKKRLLDMLREDFKLTSVKEGCSEGECGACTVIVDNNAVTSCLVLAPQVDGASVITLEGLAKNGELDTLQQSFIDAGAVQCGFCTPGMILSAKALLMKNPHPSKEEIKRAMSGNLCRCTGYVKIIDAVEKASNK; the protein is encoded by the coding sequence TTGGAAAAAGTAAAAATTTCATTCAATCTTAATGATAAGGATGTCATAGTAGAAGTAAATCCAAAGAAAAGATTATTAGATATGCTTAGGGAAGACTTTAAACTTACCAGCGTAAAAGAAGGGTGTTCTGAAGGGGAATGCGGGGCTTGTACTGTAATCGTCGACAACAATGCAGTAACTTCTTGTCTAGTACTAGCACCTCAAGTGGACGGAGCTTCGGTAATTACCTTAGAAGGATTAGCTAAAAATGGAGAACTAGATACATTGCAACAGTCCTTTATTGATGCTGGTGCCGTACAATGTGGATTTTGTACTCCCGGTATGATCCTTTCCGCTAAAGCTTTACTCATGAAAAACCCTCATCCTAGTAAGGAAGAAATTAAAAGGGCCATGTCTGGCAACCTATGTCGTTGTACTGGCTATGTCAAAATTATAGATGCAGTTGAAAAGGCAAGCAATAAATAG